One Microcebus murinus isolate Inina chromosome 9, M.murinus_Inina_mat1.0, whole genome shotgun sequence DNA window includes the following coding sequences:
- the POLM gene encoding DNA-directed DNA/RNA polymerase mu isoform X2, which translates to MLPKRRRTRVGSPGGASASSAPAPTRFPGIAVYLVERRMGRSRRAFLTRLARSKGFRVLDACSSEVTHIVMEQTSGEEAVCWQERRAAAAPPGCTPAALLDISWFTESLAAGQPVPVECRHRLEVAEPRKGPPSPAWMPAYACQRPTPLTHHNISLSEALETLAEAAGFEGSEGRCLTFHRAASVLRALPRPVIALSQLRGLPHFGEHSSRVVQELLEHGACEEVERVRRSERYQTMKLFTQIFGVGVRTADRWYQEGLRTLDDLREQPQRLTQQQKAGLQHHRDLSTPVLRPDVEALQQLVEAAVEQALPGAIVTLTGGFRRGKLQGHDVDFLITHPEEGQEVGLLPRAMRCLQDQLFQRELRRFSRKEKGLWLNSHGLFDPEQKTFFHVASEEDIFRHLGLEYLPPEQRNA; encoded by the exons ATGCTTCCCAAGCGGCGGCGGACGCGGGTCGGGTCCCCTGGCGGCGCTAGCGCCTCCTCTGCGCCCGCCCCGACGCGCTTCCCCGGCATTGCCGTCTACCTGGTCGAGCGGCGCATGGGTCGCAGCCGCAGGGCCTTCCTCACTCGCCTGGCGCGCTCCAAGGGCTTCCGCGTCCTCGACGCCTGCAG CTCCGAGGTGACACATATTGTGATGGAGCAGACCTCAGGGGAGGAGGCTGTCTGCTGGCAGGAGCGCAGGGCAGCGGCTGCACCCCCAGGATGCACCCCTGCAGCTCTGCTGGACATAAGCTGGTTCACAGAGAGCCTGGCGGCTGGGCAGCCTGTACCCGTGGAGTGCCGGCACCGCCTAGAG GTGGCGGAACCCAGAAAGGGGCCCCCAAGCCCAGCATGGATGCCAGCCTATGCCTGCCAGCGCCCCACACCCCTCACACACCACAACATCAGCCTCTCG GAGGCTCTGGAGACGCTGGCAGAGGCGGCAGGCTTCGAAGGCAGCGAGGGCCGCTGCCTCACCTTCCACAGGGCGGCCTCGGTGCTCAGGGCCCTTCCCAGACCTGTCATAGCCCTGAGCCAGCTGCGGGGGCTGCCCCACTTTGGAGAACATTCTTCCAGGGTTGTGCAG GAGCTGCTGGAGCACGGAGCATGCGAGGAGGTGGAGAGAGTCCGGCGCTCAGAGAGGTACCAGACCATGAAG CTCTTCACTCAGATCTTCGGGGTCGGTGTGAGAACCGCTGACCGGTGGTACCAGGAAGGGCTGCGAACCCTGGATGACCTCCGAGAGCAGCCTCAGAGACTGACCCAACAGCAGAAAGCAG GGCTCCAGCACCACCGCGATCTGAGCACCCCCGTCCTGCGGCCCGACGTAGAGGCCCTGCAGCAGCTGGTGGAGGCAGCCGTAGAgcaggccctgcctggggctATTGTCACGCTGACTGGCGGCTTCCGGAG GGGGAAGTTGCAGGGCCATGATGTGGACTTCCTTATTACCCACCCCGAGGAGGGCCAGGAGGTGGGGCTGCTGCCCAGAGCGATGCGCTGCCTGCAGGACCAG CTTTTCCAGCGGGAGCTGCGCCGCTTCAGCCGGAAGGAGAAGGGGCTGTGGCTGAACAGCCACGGGCTGTTTGACCCAGAGCAG AAGACGTTTTTCCACGTGGCTTCAGAGGAAGACATCTTCAGACACTTGGGCCTCGAGTACCTTCCCCCAGAGCAAAGAAACGCCTGA
- the POLM gene encoding DNA-directed DNA/RNA polymerase mu isoform X3 — translation MLPKRRRTRVGSPGGASASSAPAPTRFPGIAVYLVERRMGRSRRAFLTRLARSKGFRVLDACSSEVTHIVMEQTSGEEAVCWQERRAAAAPPGCTPAALLDISWFTESLAAGQPVPVECRHRLEELLEHGACEEVERVRRSERYQTMKLFTQIFGVGVRTADRWYQEGLRTLDDLREQPQRLTQQQKAGLQHHRDLSTPVLRPDVEALQQLVEAAVEQALPGAIVTLTGGFRRGKLQGHDVDFLITHPEEGQEVGLLPRAMRCLQDQGLVLYHQYQHSHYGDPAQHSHSMDAFERSFCIFRLPQPPGASVREAPKPCPTWKAVRVDLVVAPISQFPFALLGWTGSKLFQRELRRFSRKEKGLWLNSHGLFDPEQKTFFHVASEEDIFRHLGLEYLPPEQRNA, via the exons ATGCTTCCCAAGCGGCGGCGGACGCGGGTCGGGTCCCCTGGCGGCGCTAGCGCCTCCTCTGCGCCCGCCCCGACGCGCTTCCCCGGCATTGCCGTCTACCTGGTCGAGCGGCGCATGGGTCGCAGCCGCAGGGCCTTCCTCACTCGCCTGGCGCGCTCCAAGGGCTTCCGCGTCCTCGACGCCTGCAG CTCCGAGGTGACACATATTGTGATGGAGCAGACCTCAGGGGAGGAGGCTGTCTGCTGGCAGGAGCGCAGGGCAGCGGCTGCACCCCCAGGATGCACCCCTGCAGCTCTGCTGGACATAAGCTGGTTCACAGAGAGCCTGGCGGCTGGGCAGCCTGTACCCGTGGAGTGCCGGCACCGCCTAGAG GAGCTGCTGGAGCACGGAGCATGCGAGGAGGTGGAGAGAGTCCGGCGCTCAGAGAGGTACCAGACCATGAAG CTCTTCACTCAGATCTTCGGGGTCGGTGTGAGAACCGCTGACCGGTGGTACCAGGAAGGGCTGCGAACCCTGGATGACCTCCGAGAGCAGCCTCAGAGACTGACCCAACAGCAGAAAGCAG GGCTCCAGCACCACCGCGATCTGAGCACCCCCGTCCTGCGGCCCGACGTAGAGGCCCTGCAGCAGCTGGTGGAGGCAGCCGTAGAgcaggccctgcctggggctATTGTCACGCTGACTGGCGGCTTCCGGAG GGGGAAGTTGCAGGGCCATGATGTGGACTTCCTTATTACCCACCCCGAGGAGGGCCAGGAGGTGGGGCTGCTGCCCAGAGCGATGCGCTGCCTGCAGGACCAG GGCCTTGTCCTGTACCACCAGTACCAGCACAGCCACTATGGGGACCCTGCCCAGCACAGCCACAGCATGGATGCCTTCGAGAGGAGTTTCTGCATTTTCCGCCTGCCACAGCCCCCAGGGGCTTCTGTCAGGGAGGCCCCAAAGCCCTGCCCAACATGGAAGGCTGTGAGGGTGGACTTGGTGGTGGCTCCCATCAGCCAGTTCCCTTTCGCTCTGCTCGGCTGGACTGGCTCCAAG CTTTTCCAGCGGGAGCTGCGCCGCTTCAGCCGGAAGGAGAAGGGGCTGTGGCTGAACAGCCACGGGCTGTTTGACCCAGAGCAG AAGACGTTTTTCCACGTGGCTTCAGAGGAAGACATCTTCAGACACTTGGGCCTCGAGTACCTTCCCCCAGAGCAAAGAAACGCCTGA
- the POLM gene encoding DNA-directed DNA/RNA polymerase mu isoform X1, translated as MLPKRRRTRVGSPGGASASSAPAPTRFPGIAVYLVERRMGRSRRAFLTRLARSKGFRVLDACSSEVTHIVMEQTSGEEAVCWQERRAAAAPPGCTPAALLDISWFTESLAAGQPVPVECRHRLEVAEPRKGPPSPAWMPAYACQRPTPLTHHNISLSEALETLAEAAGFEGSEGRCLTFHRAASVLRALPRPVIALSQLRGLPHFGEHSSRVVQELLEHGACEEVERVRRSERYQTMKLFTQIFGVGVRTADRWYQEGLRTLDDLREQPQRLTQQQKAGLQHHRDLSTPVLRPDVEALQQLVEAAVEQALPGAIVTLTGGFRRGKLQGHDVDFLITHPEEGQEVGLLPRAMRCLQDQGLVLYHQYQHSHYGDPAQHSHSMDAFERSFCIFRLPQPPGASVREAPKPCPTWKAVRVDLVVAPISQFPFALLGWTGSKLFQRELRRFSRKEKGLWLNSHGLFDPEQKTFFHVASEEDIFRHLGLEYLPPEQRNA; from the exons ATGCTTCCCAAGCGGCGGCGGACGCGGGTCGGGTCCCCTGGCGGCGCTAGCGCCTCCTCTGCGCCCGCCCCGACGCGCTTCCCCGGCATTGCCGTCTACCTGGTCGAGCGGCGCATGGGTCGCAGCCGCAGGGCCTTCCTCACTCGCCTGGCGCGCTCCAAGGGCTTCCGCGTCCTCGACGCCTGCAG CTCCGAGGTGACACATATTGTGATGGAGCAGACCTCAGGGGAGGAGGCTGTCTGCTGGCAGGAGCGCAGGGCAGCGGCTGCACCCCCAGGATGCACCCCTGCAGCTCTGCTGGACATAAGCTGGTTCACAGAGAGCCTGGCGGCTGGGCAGCCTGTACCCGTGGAGTGCCGGCACCGCCTAGAG GTGGCGGAACCCAGAAAGGGGCCCCCAAGCCCAGCATGGATGCCAGCCTATGCCTGCCAGCGCCCCACACCCCTCACACACCACAACATCAGCCTCTCG GAGGCTCTGGAGACGCTGGCAGAGGCGGCAGGCTTCGAAGGCAGCGAGGGCCGCTGCCTCACCTTCCACAGGGCGGCCTCGGTGCTCAGGGCCCTTCCCAGACCTGTCATAGCCCTGAGCCAGCTGCGGGGGCTGCCCCACTTTGGAGAACATTCTTCCAGGGTTGTGCAG GAGCTGCTGGAGCACGGAGCATGCGAGGAGGTGGAGAGAGTCCGGCGCTCAGAGAGGTACCAGACCATGAAG CTCTTCACTCAGATCTTCGGGGTCGGTGTGAGAACCGCTGACCGGTGGTACCAGGAAGGGCTGCGAACCCTGGATGACCTCCGAGAGCAGCCTCAGAGACTGACCCAACAGCAGAAAGCAG GGCTCCAGCACCACCGCGATCTGAGCACCCCCGTCCTGCGGCCCGACGTAGAGGCCCTGCAGCAGCTGGTGGAGGCAGCCGTAGAgcaggccctgcctggggctATTGTCACGCTGACTGGCGGCTTCCGGAG GGGGAAGTTGCAGGGCCATGATGTGGACTTCCTTATTACCCACCCCGAGGAGGGCCAGGAGGTGGGGCTGCTGCCCAGAGCGATGCGCTGCCTGCAGGACCAG GGCCTTGTCCTGTACCACCAGTACCAGCACAGCCACTATGGGGACCCTGCCCAGCACAGCCACAGCATGGATGCCTTCGAGAGGAGTTTCTGCATTTTCCGCCTGCCACAGCCCCCAGGGGCTTCTGTCAGGGAGGCCCCAAAGCCCTGCCCAACATGGAAGGCTGTGAGGGTGGACTTGGTGGTGGCTCCCATCAGCCAGTTCCCTTTCGCTCTGCTCGGCTGGACTGGCTCCAAG CTTTTCCAGCGGGAGCTGCGCCGCTTCAGCCGGAAGGAGAAGGGGCTGTGGCTGAACAGCCACGGGCTGTTTGACCCAGAGCAG AAGACGTTTTTCCACGTGGCTTCAGAGGAAGACATCTTCAGACACTTGGGCCTCGAGTACCTTCCCCCAGAGCAAAGAAACGCCTGA